One genomic region from Arthrobacter sp. FB24 encodes:
- the pcrA gene encoding DNA helicase PcrA → MDMLFDPYADGPFKAAPQAAALTKSRPGAGEDPARYGNGGPESEGELARPKLPGVDELLQGLNPQQEEAVKHTGGALLIVAGAGSGKTRVLSNRIAYLIATRRAHHGEILAITFTNKAAAEMRERIEALVGGRAKIMWISTFHSSCVRILRQEAANVGLKSNFSIYDSADSLRLVTQVSKSLDLDPKKFAPKAIQHKISALKNELIDADSYSSSANHNDPFESAVADVFKGYTQRLRQANAMDFDDLIAETVYMFRAFPALAESYRRRFRHVLVDEYQDTNHAQYALVREIVGEGPGASELTVVGDSDQSIYAFRGADIRNIVEFEKDYPNARTIKLEQNYRSTQNILTAANSVISRNPNRPEKRLWTAEGEGHKIIGYVGENEHDEAQFIAKEIDRLQDEDNLRPGDVAIFYRTNAQSRSIEDVLVRVGLPYKVVGGTRFYERKEIKDALAYLRVLVNPDDDVNLRRVLNEPKRGIGDRAEGAVAALAERERTSFMAAARRADQAPGMATRSVNAVLGFVKLLDDLAEVASGSGAAAALEAVLEQTGYLAGLRSSTDPQDESRVENLAELVAVVREYEQENPEGSLGAFLEQVSLVADADQIPDAPGADIDAAVAEAKRLGVVTLMTLHTAKGLEFPVVFLTGMEHGLFPHQRSATDPKELAEERRLAYVGLTRARKRLYVTRSEVRSMWGQSQYNPASQFIEEIPAELVEWRREGTSRQVSGWGSGAAIGSSRYSGSFWGAGTARGQAASPSAGFNADVPAAVAKNRVQPQKEVVAVSVGDKVNHTSFGNGTVLAVEGAGDKTVAKVKFSVGEKRLLLRYAPLTKLDA, encoded by the coding sequence ATGGATATGTTGTTTGACCCGTATGCTGACGGACCGTTCAAGGCTGCCCCGCAAGCGGCAGCGCTCACCAAGTCGCGCCCCGGGGCAGGCGAAGATCCGGCGCGCTACGGCAACGGCGGGCCGGAATCCGAGGGGGAACTGGCACGTCCGAAGCTGCCCGGCGTGGACGAACTCCTGCAGGGCCTGAACCCCCAGCAGGAAGAAGCGGTCAAGCACACCGGCGGGGCGCTGCTCATCGTTGCCGGAGCCGGATCCGGCAAGACACGCGTGCTCAGCAACCGGATCGCCTACCTCATCGCCACGCGGAGGGCGCATCACGGTGAGATTCTGGCCATCACCTTCACCAACAAGGCCGCCGCGGAAATGCGGGAGCGGATCGAGGCGCTGGTGGGCGGGCGCGCCAAGATCATGTGGATTTCCACCTTCCACTCGTCCTGCGTGCGCATCCTCCGGCAGGAAGCCGCCAATGTTGGGCTGAAGTCCAATTTCTCCATCTATGACTCCGCGGACTCGCTCCGCCTCGTTACGCAGGTGTCCAAGAGCCTTGACCTGGATCCCAAGAAATTCGCACCCAAGGCCATCCAGCACAAGATCTCGGCGCTGAAGAACGAGCTCATCGACGCCGATTCCTACTCGTCCTCCGCCAACCACAACGATCCCTTCGAGTCCGCCGTGGCCGATGTCTTCAAGGGCTACACCCAGCGGCTGCGCCAGGCGAACGCCATGGACTTTGACGACCTCATTGCCGAAACCGTCTACATGTTCCGCGCCTTCCCGGCGCTCGCCGAATCGTACCGCCGGCGCTTCCGGCATGTCCTGGTGGACGAGTACCAGGACACAAACCACGCCCAGTACGCGCTGGTCCGTGAAATTGTGGGCGAAGGTCCCGGGGCCTCCGAGCTCACCGTGGTGGGTGACTCGGACCAGTCCATCTACGCGTTCCGCGGCGCGGACATCCGCAACATCGTGGAGTTCGAAAAGGACTACCCGAACGCCCGCACCATCAAGCTGGAACAGAATTACCGCTCCACCCAGAACATCCTCACCGCCGCCAACTCGGTGATCTCCCGCAACCCGAACCGGCCGGAGAAACGGCTCTGGACCGCCGAGGGCGAAGGCCACAAAATCATCGGCTACGTGGGCGAGAACGAACACGACGAAGCCCAGTTCATCGCCAAGGAAATCGACAGGCTGCAGGACGAGGACAACCTCCGTCCCGGCGATGTCGCCATCTTCTACCGCACCAACGCCCAGTCACGTTCCATCGAAGACGTCCTGGTGCGCGTGGGACTGCCGTACAAGGTGGTGGGCGGCACGAGGTTCTACGAGCGCAAGGAAATCAAGGACGCCCTCGCATACCTGCGCGTGCTGGTGAACCCCGACGACGACGTCAACCTGCGCCGGGTGCTCAACGAACCCAAGCGCGGCATCGGCGACCGCGCCGAGGGCGCCGTGGCAGCCCTGGCCGAACGCGAACGGACCTCGTTCATGGCCGCCGCACGGCGGGCGGACCAGGCGCCCGGCATGGCAACCCGCTCGGTCAACGCGGTGCTGGGCTTCGTGAAACTCCTGGACGATCTCGCCGAGGTGGCCAGCGGCTCCGGTGCGGCGGCCGCCCTGGAAGCGGTCCTGGAACAGACCGGATACCTGGCCGGGCTGCGGTCCAGCACCGATCCCCAGGACGAGTCCCGGGTGGAGAACCTCGCCGAACTCGTCGCCGTCGTGCGTGAATACGAACAGGAAAACCCTGAAGGTTCCCTCGGCGCCTTCCTGGAGCAGGTGTCCCTCGTGGCGGACGCGGACCAGATACCGGATGCCCCGGGCGCGGACATCGACGCCGCCGTGGCGGAAGCCAAACGGCTGGGCGTCGTCACACTCATGACCCTCCACACGGCCAAGGGCCTGGAGTTCCCCGTGGTCTTCCTTACCGGCATGGAGCACGGCCTCTTCCCGCACCAGCGCTCTGCCACGGATCCCAAGGAACTCGCGGAGGAGCGCCGGCTGGCCTACGTGGGCCTGACCCGTGCCCGGAAGCGCCTCTACGTGACGCGGTCGGAAGTCCGCAGCATGTGGGGCCAAAGCCAATACAATCCGGCCAGCCAGTTCATCGAGGAAATCCCGGCCGAGCTGGTGGAATGGCGTCGGGAAGGCACCAGCCGTCAGGTCAGCGGCTGGGGGAGCGGAGCCGCCATCGGGTCCAGCCGGTACAGCGGTTCGTTCTGGGGCGCCGGCACGGCCCGCGGCCAGGCGGCTAGCCCTTCCGCGGGCTTCAATGCCGACGTTCCGGCCGCCGTCGCGAAGAACCGCGTCCAGCCGCAAAAAGAAGTGGTGGCGGTCAGCGTCGGGGACAAGGTCAACCACACGAGCTTTGGCAACGGCACGGTCCTGGCCGTTGAAGGCGCCGGGGACAAGACTGTGGCCAAGGTGAAGTTCAGCGTCGGCGAAAAGCGGCTGCTGCTGAGGTACGCGCCGCTGACCAAACTGGACGCGTAG